The Chloroflexaceae bacterium genome has a segment encoding these proteins:
- the fabF gene encoding beta-ketoacyl-ACP synthase II, translated as MGRRVVVTGMGAVSPLGLSVPELWQGIVEARSGVGPITLFDASGFETRFAAEVKDFDPTRYMDRKEARRTDRFVQFAVAATQEALRTSELQITAANRNEVGVFIASGIGGITTLSEQFDVLRARGPGRISPFLIPAMITNLAAGQVSILTGARGPSYCITSACASSAHAIGEAAETIRRGWARAIIAGGSEASITPIGVAGFNAMRALSTANHHPAAASRPFDAERDGFVMGEGAAVLILEDLEHALERGARVLAEITGYAATSDAYHISNLAEDGEGIVRAIRLALRRAGLQPGDIGYINAHATGTPAGDPVETAAIRQVFGERGVAPPVSSSKSQFGHLLGAAGAIEAVVSVLAMQHDVLPPTINLQRLDPACDLDVVPNQPRPAAVKAVMSNSFGFGGHNVCLVFQRFEEGARGHPVATETR; from the coding sequence ATGGGGCGGCGGGTAGTAGTAACCGGGATGGGCGCCGTCAGCCCCCTCGGGTTGAGCGTGCCTGAGTTGTGGCAGGGCATCGTCGAGGCCCGCAGCGGAGTCGGGCCAATCACCCTGTTCGATGCCTCAGGCTTCGAGACCCGCTTCGCGGCTGAGGTCAAGGATTTCGATCCGACCCGGTACATGGACCGCAAGGAGGCCCGCCGCACTGATCGCTTCGTGCAGTTCGCCGTCGCCGCCACGCAGGAAGCGTTACGCACGTCAGAATTGCAGATCACTGCAGCCAATCGCAATGAGGTGGGGGTTTTTATCGCCAGCGGCATCGGCGGGATTACGACCCTGAGCGAGCAGTTCGACGTGCTGCGCGCTCGCGGACCGGGGCGGATCAGCCCCTTCCTGATACCCGCGATGATCACCAATCTGGCTGCCGGGCAGGTGTCAATCCTCACCGGGGCGCGGGGGCCGAGCTACTGTATCACTTCGGCATGCGCGTCCTCGGCGCACGCCATCGGCGAGGCCGCCGAGACGATTCGCCGCGGCTGGGCCAGGGCGATTATTGCTGGAGGCAGCGAGGCTAGCATCACCCCCATCGGGGTGGCCGGTTTCAATGCCATGCGCGCGCTCTCAACGGCCAACCATCACCCCGCCGCGGCTTCGCGCCCCTTTGACGCCGAGCGCGATGGCTTCGTGATGGGCGAAGGGGCCGCCGTCCTGATCCTCGAAGATCTTGAACACGCGCTGGAGCGGGGCGCGCGCGTTCTCGCCGAGATCACCGGCTACGCCGCCACGTCCGACGCCTACCACATCAGCAATCTTGCCGAAGACGGCGAGGGTATCGTGCGCGCCATCAGACTCGCGCTCCGGCGCGCCGGACTTCAGCCCGGCGATATCGGCTATATCAACGCCCATGCCACCGGCACCCCCGCTGGCGATCCGGTTGAAACCGCAGCGATCCGCCAGGTGTTCGGCGAGCGCGGCGTCGCCCCGCCAGTGAGTTCCAGCAAGTCGCAGTTCGGCCACCTGCTGGGCGCAGCCGGGGCCATCGAGGCCGTGGTCAGCGTGCTGGCGATGCAGCACGACGTGTTACCGCCGACAATCAATCTCCAGCGTCTCGATCCCGCCTGTGACCTTGACGTTGTGCCAAACCAGCCGCGCCCTGCCGCGGTGAAGGCGGTAATGAGCAATTCGTTCGGCTTCGGCGGGCACAACGTCTGCCTGGTGTTTCAACGTTTCGAGGAAGGCGCCCGGGGCCACCCGGTTGCCACAGAGACACGATAG